A window from Candidatus Coatesbacteria bacterium encodes these proteins:
- a CDS encoding AMP-binding protein, which yields MVDPRFVRPYGEYHPPIDGFPATVAELVYHRRERWPDEPFLKGRYGEDEEIGVFTGSEFTRRALAINARLRELGLSKGDRVGLLSRNQPAWPLAYCGIILSGIVVVPIDQLLTPTEYGAVIAKSGIQALICEGQVIEDVAGRREEFPKLEHLINLDDWELVDPAAVVDEAEPPADKPQPEDELAILFTSGTTGSSKVVRLLHRNVAFNVKQLHYAMYTGPMDNFLSVLPLFHTFECTCGFFNQLHSGSTILYAQRLNSRDLLRDMREGGITMMLGVPLLFEKLYKGLRAKLKQLPFFKRLVIGLLYGLEGFGRLFGGRWGKGLFRSLREKAGLGAVRAFISGAAALSPAVARGFERLGILCIMGYGLTECSPTTNLNYNGARLRAPESVGPIFYAAEMHLDNPNELGEGEICIRGPQVTPGYLANDLANREGFFAMETPPQREHRPEGRLLYSAGDGLAEVKAAHPEWYARWFRTGDIGWIGADGRLRISGRLKNVIVTAAGKNVYPEELEDYFADDPLLEEFIVSGRRLPEGNREDVVLLALPDWEYVKERASAEGVRADGAYARSLIEAEIQRVNDKLASYKRIKDLYLRTEPFPRTSTGKIRRFLVGLEEGGE from the coding sequence ATGGTCGATCCCCGTTTCGTTCGCCCCTATGGCGAGTATCACCCGCCGATTGACGGCTTCCCGGCCACGGTGGCCGAGCTGGTCTACCACCGCCGGGAGCGCTGGCCCGACGAGCCCTTCCTCAAGGGCCGCTACGGTGAGGACGAGGAGATTGGAGTCTTCACCGGCAGCGAGTTCACCAGGCGGGCCCTGGCGATCAACGCCCGGCTGCGGGAGCTGGGCTTGAGTAAGGGCGACCGCGTCGGCCTGTTGTCGCGCAACCAGCCGGCCTGGCCGCTGGCCTACTGCGGGATCATCCTCAGCGGCATCGTCGTGGTGCCCATCGACCAGTTGCTGACGCCGACGGAGTACGGCGCGGTGATCGCCAAGAGCGGGATCCAGGCGTTGATCTGCGAAGGCCAGGTTATCGAGGATGTCGCGGGGCGCCGGGAGGAGTTCCCGAAGCTCGAGCACCTGATCAACCTCGACGACTGGGAGCTGGTCGATCCCGCGGCCGTGGTCGACGAGGCCGAGCCGCCGGCCGACAAGCCGCAACCCGAGGACGAGCTGGCGATCCTGTTCACCTCGGGCACCACGGGCAGCAGCAAGGTCGTGCGCCTGCTGCACCGCAACGTGGCCTTCAACGTCAAGCAGCTCCACTACGCCATGTACACCGGCCCCATGGACAACTTTCTCTCCGTGCTGCCCCTGTTCCACACCTTCGAGTGCACCTGCGGCTTCTTCAACCAGCTCCACAGCGGCTCGACGATCCTCTACGCCCAGCGGCTCAACAGCCGGGACCTGCTGCGCGACATGCGCGAGGGCGGGATTACGATGATGCTGGGGGTGCCCCTGCTGTTCGAGAAGCTCTACAAGGGCCTGCGGGCCAAGCTGAAGCAACTGCCCTTCTTCAAGCGCCTGGTCATCGGCCTGCTCTACGGGCTGGAGGGCTTCGGGCGGCTGTTCGGCGGGCGCTGGGGCAAGGGGCTGTTCCGTAGTTTGCGGGAGAAGGCCGGTCTGGGCGCGGTGCGAGCCTTCATCTCCGGCGCCGCGGCACTGTCACCCGCGGTGGCCCGGGGCTTCGAGCGGCTGGGGATCCTCTGCATCATGGGCTACGGCCTGACCGAGTGCAGCCCGACGACCAACCTCAACTACAACGGCGCCCGCCTGCGGGCGCCGGAATCCGTCGGACCGATCTTCTACGCCGCCGAGATGCACCTGGACAACCCCAACGAGCTGGGCGAGGGTGAGATCTGCATCCGCGGCCCCCAGGTGACCCCGGGCTATTTGGCCAACGACCTGGCCAACCGCGAGGGTTTCTTCGCCATGGAGACGCCGCCGCAGCGCGAGCACCGCCCGGAGGGGCGCCTGCTCTACAGCGCCGGCGACGGTCTGGCCGAGGTCAAGGCCGCCCATCCCGAGTGGTACGCGCGCTGGTTCCGCACCGGCGACATCGGCTGGATCGGCGCCGATGGTCGGCTGCGCATCTCCGGCCGGCTCAAGAACGTCATCGTCACCGCCGCCGGCAAGAACGTCTACCCCGAGGAGCTCGAGGATTACTTCGCCGACGACCCCCTGCTGGAGGAGTTCATCGTCAGCGGCCGCCGCCTGCCCGAGGGCAACCGCGAGGACGTGGTCCTGCTGGCCCTGCCGGACTGGGAGTACGTCAAGGAACGCGCCTCCGCGGAGGGCGTCCGGGCCGACGGGGCCTACGCCCGGAGCTTGATCGAGGCCGAGATCCAGCGGGTAAACGACAAGCTGGCTTCCTACAAACGCATCAAGGACCTCTATCTGCGTACGGAGCCCTTCCCCCGGACCTCGACGGGCAAGATCAGGCGCTTCCTGGTCGGCCTGGAGGAGGGCGGAGAGTGA